The following coding sequences lie in one Benincasa hispida cultivar B227 chromosome 6, ASM972705v1, whole genome shotgun sequence genomic window:
- the LOC120080226 gene encoding benzaldehyde dehydrogenase, mitochondrial-like, translated as MAVRRMSSLLSRSLSSSPALLSKGRRGFINGRTTPKYSTVAAVEDPITPSVKVNYTQLLINGQFVDSVSGKTFPTLDPRTGEVIANVAEGDARDVDIAVSAARKAFDEGPWPKMTAYERSKIILRFADLVEKHVEEVAALETWDNGKTYEQSVKLEVPMFVRLFRYYGGWADKIHGLTVPADGSYHVQTLHEPIGVAGQIIPWNFPLVMFAWKVGPALACGNTIVLKTAEQTPLSALLVAKLFHEAGLPEGVLNIVSGYGPTAGAALASHMEVDKLAFTGSTETGKVVLELAAKSNLKPVTLELGGKSPFIVCEDADVDKAVEMAHFALFFNQGQCCCAGSRTFVHEKVYDEFLEKARNRAANRVVGDPFLGGIEQGPQVDGEQFKKILKYIKYGIEGGATLEAGGERFGSKGYYVQPTVFSNVKDDMKIAQEEIFGPVQTILKYKEIDEVIRRANASRYGLAAGVFTQSIDTANRLTRALRVGSVWINCFDIFDAAVPFGGYKMSGHGREKGIYSLSNYLQVKAVVTPLENPAWL; from the exons ATGGCGGTTCGGAGGATGTCCTCGCTCTTATCTCGttccctttcttcttctccGGCTCTCCTTTCCAAAG GGAGGAGGGGTTTCATCAATGGCAGAACAACGCCGAAATATAGCACTGTGGCTGCTGTTGAAGATCCTATTACTCCATCTGTGAAAGTGAATTATACCCAGCTATTAATCAATGGACAGTTTGTGGATTCAGTCTCAG GAAAAACTTTTCCTACTTTGGATCCAAGGACTGGGGAAGTCATTGCAAATGTTGCTGAAGGTGATGCTAGAGATGTTGATATTGCGGTTTCTGCTGCACGAAAGGCATTTGATGAAGGGCCTTGGCCTAAAATGACTGCTTAT GAAAGATCAAAGATAATTTTGCGGTTTGCTGATTTGGTTGAAAAGCATGTCGAAGAAGTTGCAGCACTCGAAACGTGGGACAATGGGAAAACATACGAACAGTCTGTAAAACTTGAAGTCCCGATGTTCGTACGCCTCTTTCGATACTATGGCG GATGGGCGGATAAGATCCATGGACTCACAGTTCCTGCCGATGGCTCGTATCATGTGCAGACCTTGCACGAACCTATTGGCGTTGCGGGTCAGATCATTCCATGGAACTTTCCTCTGGTCATGTTTGCTTGGAAGGTTGGCCCAGCATTAGCATGTGGGAATACTATTGTTTTGAAGACAGCTGAGCAGACACCTTTGTCTGCTCTCCTTGTGGCTAAGCTATTCCATGAG GCTGGACTTCCTGAGGGCGTTCTGAATATTGTTTCTGGTTATGGACCCACTGCTGGTGCTGCTCTTGCCAGTCATATGGAAGTTGATAAG CTTGCTTTTACTGGATCAACCGAAACAGGAAAGGTTGTACTTGAATTAGCTGCAAAAAGCAATCTGAAGCCAGTAACATTGGAGCTTGGTGGAAAATCCCCTTTCATTGTATGTGAGGATGCTGATGTAGACAAGGCTGTGGAGATGGCACACTTTGCTCTCTTCTTCAACCAG GGACAATGTTGCTGTGCTGGTTCTCGTACTTTCGTTCATGAAAAAGTATATGACGAATTTCTAGAAAAAGCAAGAAACCGAGCTGCAAACCGCGTTGTTGGTGATCCATTCCTAGGTGGGATTGAGCAAGGTCCTCAG GTCGATGGTGAACAATTCAAAAAGatattgaaatatataaaatatgggATTGAAGGAGGAGCCACTCTTGAAGCAGGAGGAGAAAGGTTTGGTTCCAAGGGTTACTATGTCCAACCAACAGTTTTCTCAAATGTCAAG GATGACATGAAAATTGCACAGGAGGAGATTTTTGGTCCTGTACAAACAATCTTGAAATACAA AGAGATTGATGAGGTGATAAGGAGGGCAAATGCTAGTCGTTATGGACTGGCTGCTGGAGTGTTTACTCAAAGTATCGACACAGCCAACCGGTTGACACGTGCGCTGAGAGTCGGGTCAGTGTGGATCAATTGCTTTGATATATTTGATGCTGCAGTTCCTTTTGGAGGGTACAAGATGAGTGGACATGGGAGAGAAAAGGGAATTTACAGCCTTAGCAATTACCTGCAAGTGAAGGCTGTTGTTACTCCTTTGGAAAACCCTGCTTGGCTTTAG